A region of the Candidatus Zixiibacteriota bacterium genome:
CCCCCACGGCGTTGTCTGGTCGCGCCGGCCGCGCCTTGCGCGGAGCGGGGGGAGCTCCCGGAGGACACGGGATGAAACGGCGGAGTTTCATCGGCTTTCTCACCGGGTCTTGTCTGCTGGGGCTGCGCGATTCGGTCGAGGCGGTCTGCAATCCCGCGCTGGTTCGCCTGCTGGATCGCGGCAAGCAGCTTGTCCAGGCACGGGGTGCGGCAAAGCCGTCGCTGGGCGACTACTTCGTGCAGTGGTACGGACATTCCAGCTTTCTCATCCACTCAGGCAGCCAGACGAAGGTGGTTGCCGATCCGAACTTCAACGTTACCCCCGGAATCGAGGCTGACGCGGTTACCGTCAGCAACGATCATTTCACCCACAACAATGTCGGCGCGGTGGGCGGCAACCCTGTGATCCTTCGAGGCATCACTTTCAGGCAAACCTGGAACCCGATCCGGACGAGCGTCAAGGACATCACGATCGTCAACATTCCGAGCCAGCGCGGGCGGAGCTGGGGCGGAGTCGCAAACTCGATCTTCATCTACGAGATGGGCAGCCTCTGCCTCGCCCATCTCGGCAACATCGGCCACCTCCTGACGCCGGAGCAGGAAAAGGCGCTGCAACGCGTGGACGTCATGATGGTTCCGATCGACGGGGTGACCAACCTCGGGTTCGAGGAGATCGTGAAGGTGATCGAGCAGATCAAGCCGCCGATCGTGATCCCCATGCACTACGACGTGGCGGGCCAGGGAGAGCTGTTCGCAGGGTTTGCCCGGGAGCGTTACCCGGTGCGCAGGGTTGCCGGTTCGCAGCTGACGCTCAGCCGCGCGATGCTGCCGAAATCGACGGAGGTCTTCGTGCTCTCCCACCCGAAACCATGGTCGACCGCCGAATAAGGAGGGGGAGCGGCTGAGTTGCAGTTTTTCGTTTCGGCTCCTATAATGCCTTCATTTGGCCGACGGGGCGTCACGTGACCGAAAAAGAAATCGAGTTCTTCCGCAACCTGCTGCAACAAAGGATTCACGAGCTCCGATCCGAGGCGGTGCGGACGGTCGAAAACATGGACGAGGACGAGAATTTCCCTGATCCGGCCGACCGTGCCCTCATGGAATCGAACCGCAACTCCATTCTTCGCATTCGCGACCGGGAGCGCAAGCTCATTTTCAAGATCCAGGAGGCGCTACGTCGTCTGGAAGCCGGCGAGTACGGGATCTGCGAGGGCTGCGGCGAGGAGATCGGCATCGAGCGCCTGAAAGCGAGACCCGTCACCACGTTGTGCATCGATTGCAAGTCCGACCAGGAAATCGCGGAAAAGAAAGCGGGAAGGTTCGTTTGAGCCGTTGCCGGCTGGCCCGATGAAGGTCCGAAAAGCTGTCATTCCGGTGGCCGGGCTGGGAACT
Encoded here:
- the dksA gene encoding RNA polymerase-binding protein DksA; protein product: MTEKEIEFFRNLLQQRIHELRSEAVRTVENMDEDENFPDPADRALMESNRNSILRIRDRERKLIFKIQEALRRLEAGEYGICEGCGEEIGIERLKARPVTTLCIDCKSDQEIAEKKAGRFV
- a CDS encoding MBL fold metallo-hydrolase, which translates into the protein MKRRSFIGFLTGSCLLGLRDSVEAVCNPALVRLLDRGKQLVQARGAAKPSLGDYFVQWYGHSSFLIHSGSQTKVVADPNFNVTPGIEADAVTVSNDHFTHNNVGAVGGNPVILRGITFRQTWNPIRTSVKDITIVNIPSQRGRSWGGVANSIFIYEMGSLCLAHLGNIGHLLTPEQEKALQRVDVMMVPIDGVTNLGFEEIVKVIEQIKPPIVIPMHYDVAGQGELFAGFARERYPVRRVAGSQLTLSRAMLPKSTEVFVLSHPKPWSTAE